The genomic window AACGGTCGGATCTGGATGATGATTAGGAAATGTTCCGTCCAATTCACAATATAATTCATGAACCTCGCATCCCAGATTTCGCAAAATTACCGGCAAATAGGGACCGCCTGATCCGTTTCCCGCATCAACAACAACTTTCAGGGGACGTTCCAGTTTTATTCCATTAGTAACATATTGAATGTAATCTTCGCTCATTCCATTATTGGATGAAGTTATTCCTTCACCTTTTTCAAAATCTTCTTTCAGGATGAGTTGAAGGATTTCCTGGATTTGTTCTCCGAAGACACTTTGCAATCCCTGATTCAATTTTATCCCGTTATATTCAGCAGGATTGTGGCTGGCTGTGATCATTACGCCACCATCTGTTTTCAGTTTCCAAATTGAGTAATACAGGACAGGCGTTGCTACTATTCCAACATCGATTACATCAATTCCGGTTTCATTCATTCCTTTTATGAAGTTTTTTTTGAAGATCGGTGTGCTGAGTCTGGCATCACCACCTATTACTGCAGTTTTCATATTTTGTCTTCTAAGGAAAGTACCGTATCCTTTTCCGATAAGATACAAAGTCTCATTTGTCAAATCAGTATCTACTATTCCACGAATGTCATATTGTCTAAAAATTTGCGGATTTACCATGATTTATTCTCCTTTTAAATGTAACTCAAAGCTCCTGCTTTGAGACCTTTATCCCATAATAAATAACTTTTAATTTTTTCACAAACAAGGTGTTTGTGTTAAATAATCCTTCAATATCGGAATTATATTCCGAAACGCTCTCCCGCGATGACTGATCTTGTGTTTTTCTTTATCAGTCATTTCACCGAATGTTTTTCCTGTTTCATCTGCTCGAAAGATCGCATCATATCCGAAACCCTGGTTTCCAATTTCTTGATGAGTGATTTTGCCGTCAACTTTTCCGTTAGCAGTTCCCAGTAATCCAACTGGAGAAGCAAGCGCAGCAACTGTTCGGAATTCTGCTTTCCGGTTAGTTTTATCTTTCATATTTTGAAGTAATTTATCTCGATTATCTTTGTAAGTACAATTTTTTCCGGCATATCTGGCTGCATAAACTCCGGGTTCTCCATCTAAAGTTTCGACAAACAATCCGGTATCATCAGCGATGGTCAGAAGTCCGGTGAAATCTGCACATTCAGCCGCTTTTTTGACGGCATTTTCCTCGATCGTGTCTTTATCTTCGATCACTTCGTGAAGATTTGGGAAATCGAGAGCGGTTATGATCTCGAGATCAATATCTTTCAAAATATCTTTTATTTCAGATATTTTATCTTTGTTTCTAGATGCGATTAATAATTTCATTTCTTATCTACCTGTCTTCGTTAAAACTTCGACAAGGTATGCGAATTACACAAATTTCACAAATATTTTACAACGAACAAAACTAACAAAAACTAATCCAAAAAAATAAGCCACAAAGAACGCTAAATACACGAAGATGTAGTTCGGAACTTGTTCCGAAACAATGTAGCACAGAATTGTATTCTGTGAGTAAATCAAGATTCCGATCTTGATATTTACTCGATTTAGGAAAATCGAGTTACTTCCACATTTTACAAAAATGTGTTACTTCCTAATTCTCGAAAGCAGATGCTTGATCTTTCCCAAAATATTTTTATCAAGGAAATTCTCGGCAATCGCTGTTATTTTTTGCAGAAGTTCCAGAACATCCTCTTCCCCGCTCCAATTATCGAAAATGATCTGTTGATCGAGTTCATTCAGGATCAGGTTCAATCCTAAAACTACAAGAACCAGATCATCGACATAACCGATTATTGGAATGAAATCCGGAATAATATCGATCGGCATAATAACATAACCGATGATCCCACCTACAAGCAATTTCTGCGTTTTGGTTACTCGTTCATCGATCGCTAACCTGCAAAGTAAGATGAAAAAATCAGGTAAAGTGAGCAGATATTCTGTGAATTTTCCAGTTTTTTTACTGGTTTTATTTTTCACAAATTTCAGGATATTTCTCCGAAGTTTTTCATAGAATTTCAGTTTTTTTTCATCATCCGTGAAAACTGTCTTTTCTTTGATCTTTTCGGATTCTGCTTTTAAGAATTCTTTTACTTCGGGTTGCTCGATATTATTATTCATTTTCTAATTTCCTCTTAACATAATT from Candidatus Cloacimonadota bacterium includes these protein-coding regions:
- the rdgB gene encoding RdgB/HAM1 family non-canonical purine NTP pyrophosphatase; protein product: MKLLIASRNKDKISEIKDILKDIDLEIITALDFPNLHEVIEDKDTIEENAVKKAAECADFTGLLTIADDTGLFVETLDGEPGVYAARYAGKNCTYKDNRDKLLQNMKDKTNRKAEFRTVAALASPVGLLGTANGKVDGKITHQEIGNQGFGYDAIFRADETGKTFGEMTDKEKHKISHRGRAFRNIIPILKDYLTQTPCL
- a CDS encoding DUF1232 domain-containing protein → MNNNIEQPEVKEFLKAESEKIKEKTVFTDDEKKLKFYEKLRRNILKFVKNKTSKKTGKFTEYLLTLPDFFILLCRLAIDERVTKTQKLLVGGIIGYVIMPIDIIPDFIPIIGYVDDLVLVVLGLNLILNELDQQIIFDNWSGEEDVLELLQKITAIAENFLDKNILGKIKHLLSRIRK